Proteins encoded by one window of Bacillus sp. 2205SS5-2:
- the tsf gene encoding translation elongation factor Ts, with amino-acid sequence MAVTAQMVKELREKTGAGMMDCKKALTQTDGDMEKAIDFLREKGIASAAKKADRIAAEGTTFILSEGNEAVILEVNAETDFVAKNENFQVLVKELAKHVLSQKPANAEEALEQTMENGTLVKEYINGAISKIGEKITLRRFVIRTKTDNDSFGEYLHMGGRIGVLTVLEGSTDAAAAKDIAMHAAALNPKYVSRDQVSQDEVEREREVLTQQALNEGKPEKIVAKMVEGRLGKYFEDVCILDQSFVKNPDQKVRQFVESKGATLTDFIRYEVGEGIEKRQDNFAEEVMNQVKK; translated from the coding sequence ATGGCAGTTACTGCACAGATGGTTAAAGAATTACGTGAAAAAACAGGCGCTGGAATGATGGATTGTAAAAAAGCTCTAACTCAAACAGATGGTGATATGGAAAAAGCGATTGATTTCTTGAGAGAAAAAGGAATTGCTTCTGCAGCTAAAAAGGCAGACCGTATCGCGGCTGAAGGAACTACTTTCATTTTGAGCGAAGGCAATGAAGCTGTCATTTTAGAAGTAAATGCTGAAACAGACTTTGTTGCAAAGAACGAAAACTTTCAAGTTCTTGTTAAAGAGTTAGCGAAACATGTGCTTTCTCAAAAACCTGCTAATGCAGAAGAGGCTCTTGAGCAAACAATGGAAAACGGCACATTAGTAAAAGAATATATTAACGGAGCAATTTCGAAGATCGGTGAAAAAATCACGCTTCGTCGTTTTGTTATTCGTACAAAAACAGATAACGATTCATTTGGTGAGTACTTACACATGGGCGGACGTATTGGTGTATTAACTGTTCTTGAAGGTTCTACAGACGCTGCCGCGGCAAAAGACATTGCTATGCATGCTGCTGCTTTGAATCCTAAATATGTTTCTCGCGATCAAGTTTCTCAAGATGAAGTTGAGCGTGAACGAGAAGTGTTAACACAACAAGCTCTAAATGAAGGGAAACCTGAAAAAATTGTTGCGAAAATGGTTGAAGGTCGCCTTGGTAAGTACTTCGAAGATGTATGTATCCTTGATCAATCATTTGTTAAAAACCCAGATCAAAAAGTACGCCAATTCGTTGAATCTAAAGGTGCTACTTTAACGGATTTCATTCGTTATGAAGTTGGAGAAGGAATCGAAAAACGACAAGATAACTTCGCTGAAGAAGTTATGAATCAAGTGAAAAAATAA
- the pyrH gene encoding UMP kinase, with amino-acid sequence MSIPKFQRVVLKLSGEALAGEDGFGINPAVIESIAEQVKEIAELNVEVAVVVGGGNIWRGKIGSEMGMDRANADYMGMLATVMNSLALQDSLEQIGIETRVQSSIDMRQVAEPYIRRRAIRHLEKKRVVIFAAGTGNPYFSTDTTAALRAAEVEAEVILMAKNNVDGVYTADPKKDKDAVKYDELSYLDVLKEGLEVMDSTASSLCMDNDIPLIVFSIMEKGNIKRAVMGDTIGTIVRGKE; translated from the coding sequence ATGAGCATTCCGAAATTTCAAAGGGTCGTTTTAAAATTAAGTGGTGAAGCACTCGCAGGAGAAGATGGATTTGGAATCAATCCTGCTGTGATAGAATCCATAGCCGAGCAGGTTAAAGAAATTGCAGAACTAAACGTGGAAGTAGCTGTTGTCGTTGGTGGTGGAAACATCTGGCGAGGTAAAATTGGTAGCGAAATGGGCATGGATCGAGCCAATGCAGATTATATGGGTATGTTAGCGACTGTCATGAACTCGCTAGCGCTTCAAGATAGTCTTGAGCAAATTGGGATCGAAACAAGAGTGCAATCATCGATTGATATGCGTCAAGTTGCCGAGCCGTATATCCGTAGAAGAGCTATTCGTCACTTGGAAAAGAAAAGAGTCGTTATTTTTGCTGCGGGTACAGGTAATCCCTACTTTTCGACAGATACAACGGCTGCATTACGTGCAGCAGAAGTTGAAGCTGAAGTCATATTAATGGCTAAAAACAACGTAGACGGTGTGTATACTGCAGATCCTAAAAAAGATAAAGACGCTGTCAAATATGATGAGCTTTCATATCTAGATGTATTGAAAGAAGGCTTAGAAGTGATGGATTCAACTGCTTCCTCTCTTTGTATGGACAATGATATTCCACTTATTGTCTTCTCGATTATGGAAAAAGGAAATATTAAACGTGCCGTCATGGGTGATACCATCGGAACTATTGTTAGGGGGAAAGAGTAA
- the frr gene encoding ribosome recycling factor yields the protein MPKTVMTSVKEKMTKAVQAYTRELSTFRAGRANAALLQGVSVDYYGALTPINQVASISVPEARLLVVTPYDKSILGDIEKAILKADLGLNPSNDGSIIRISIPALTEERRKELVKLVKKESEEAKVAVRNVRRDANDDLKKLQKNGELTEDDLRGYSDDVQDLTNSHIEQIDSITKDKEKEILEV from the coding sequence ATGCCGAAAACAGTAATGACATCCGTTAAAGAAAAAATGACCAAAGCAGTTCAAGCTTATACACGTGAATTATCAACTTTTCGTGCTGGACGTGCTAATGCTGCTTTATTACAAGGAGTATCCGTAGACTACTATGGTGCGCTGACGCCGATCAATCAAGTTGCTTCTATTTCAGTACCTGAAGCGAGACTACTTGTTGTAACTCCTTATGATAAATCTATTCTGGGAGATATTGAAAAAGCGATTTTGAAAGCTGATTTAGGGTTGAACCCATCAAATGATGGCTCGATTATCCGGATCTCTATTCCTGCATTAACGGAAGAACGTCGGAAAGAGTTAGTAAAGCTTGTGAAAAAGGAATCAGAGGAAGCAAAAGTGGCGGTCCGTAACGTGCGTCGTGATGCGAATGATGATCTTAAGAAACTACAAAAAAATGGTGAGTTAACTGAAGATGATCTACGCGGCTATTCGGACGATGTGCAAGATTTAACCAATTCTCATATCGAGCAAATTGACAGCATAACTAAAGATAAAGAAAAAGAAATTCTAGAAGTATAA
- a CDS encoding isoprenyl transferase, producing the protein MLDKFKLWNYGKKSIERSEDRFNEIKKFQVPQHIAIIMDGNGRWAKKRALPRIAGHHEGMKVVRKITSLSNELGVGALTLYAFSTENWKRPKMEVDYLMKLPEEFLGTFLPELIEENVKVTMMGEHHNLPPHTLKAVRNAIEKTKKNTGLQLNFALNYGSRAEIMLAMKNVLNDLKDGIIKEEDLTEDVLSNYMMTSTLPDPDLLIRTSGEIRLSNFMLWQLAYTEFWFTDILWPDFKEEHLYQAIEDFQGRSRKFGGLKSEES; encoded by the coding sequence ATGCTAGATAAATTTAAGCTGTGGAACTATGGAAAGAAATCCATAGAACGCTCAGAGGATCGTTTCAACGAAATTAAAAAATTTCAGGTTCCTCAGCATATCGCCATTATTATGGACGGAAATGGAAGATGGGCAAAGAAACGAGCTTTACCCCGGATCGCCGGTCATCATGAAGGAATGAAAGTGGTTCGTAAAATCACTTCACTTTCCAATGAATTGGGAGTTGGAGCTCTAACTTTATATGCTTTTTCAACAGAAAATTGGAAACGTCCGAAAATGGAAGTAGACTATTTAATGAAGCTTCCGGAAGAATTTTTAGGGACGTTTTTACCTGAGTTAATAGAGGAGAATGTGAAAGTAACCATGATGGGTGAGCATCATAATTTGCCACCTCATACCTTAAAAGCTGTTAGAAATGCTATCGAAAAAACAAAGAAAAATACTGGATTACAATTGAATTTTGCTTTGAATTATGGTAGCCGTGCTGAAATTATGCTTGCAATGAAGAATGTCTTAAATGATTTGAAAGATGGTATAATAAAGGAAGAAGATCTTACGGAAGATGTCTTATCTAATTACATGATGACAAGCACCTTACCTGATCCTGATTTATTAATTCGTACGAGTGGAGAGATTCGTCTCAGTAACTTTATGTTATGGCAACTTGCGTACACTGAGTTTTGGTTTACAGATATTCTGTGGCCAGATTTCAAAGAAGAACACTTATATCAAGCTATTGAAGATTTTCAAGGACGGTCAAGAAAATTTGGCGGACTTAAAAGTGAGGAATCATAA
- a CDS encoding phosphatidate cytidylyltransferase translates to MKQRTITAIIAMGVFIPFVVIGKMPFILLTYLIATIGLYESLKMRNLRIGSIPGIISIALLWIFLIPSKYTVVIEELGYTKIELALLAILLFLTYTVVTRNRFTFDDVAFSVMAILYVGIGFYYLIETSLAGVEYVFFALILVWATDSGAYIIGRSIGKRKLWPDISPNKTIEGSIGGMVCALLVGLIFGLVVFDIPLPKILILSAILSFFGQIGDLVESALKRHYEVKDSGQLLPGHGGILDRFDSLLFVIPLLHFLNIIS, encoded by the coding sequence ATGAAGCAAAGAACGATAACGGCTATCATTGCCATGGGTGTTTTTATTCCCTTTGTGGTAATTGGTAAAATGCCATTTATTTTGTTAACATATTTAATCGCAACGATCGGTTTGTACGAATCGTTAAAAATGAGAAATCTTAGAATAGGATCCATCCCTGGAATTATTTCGATTGCTCTTTTATGGATTTTTTTAATCCCATCGAAATATACTGTAGTAATCGAGGAACTTGGCTATACAAAAATTGAACTCGCTCTCCTGGCGATTTTATTGTTTTTAACTTACACTGTTGTTACAAGAAATCGATTTACATTTGATGATGTAGCCTTTTCTGTGATGGCGATTTTGTATGTTGGGATTGGGTTCTATTATTTAATTGAAACCAGTTTGGCAGGAGTAGAATATGTATTTTTTGCATTAATCCTCGTGTGGGCTACTGATTCGGGTGCCTATATAATTGGAAGGAGTATCGGAAAAAGAAAATTATGGCCAGATATTTCTCCAAATAAAACCATAGAAGGATCGATTGGTGGAATGGTTTGTGCACTTTTGGTCGGTTTAATCTTCGGCCTTGTTGTGTTCGATATTCCGCTTCCAAAAATCCTGATTTTATCAGCCATTCTCTCCTTTTTTGGACAAATTGGGGATCTAGTAGAGTCTGCTTTAAAGCGTCATTATGAAGTGAAAGATTCTGGACAACTTCTTCCTGGACATGGAGGGATTTTAGACCGATTTGACAGTTTGCTCTTTGTCATTCCGCTACTCCATTTTTTAAATATCATTTCTTAG
- the dxr gene encoding 1-deoxy-D-xylulose-5-phosphate reductoisomerase, with amino-acid sequence MHKRNISLLGATGSIGYQTLEVIRAHPEQFRLVAASAGRNIRRVQEMVQEFRPLLVSVQCKEDAEMLKREFDNVTFVSGLDGLIEVALHSQSEMVVNAVLGSVGLKPTIEAIRAKKTVAIANKETLVTAGHIVMEEARKNKVTLLPVDSEHSAIFQSLQGEREKNIERLIITASGGSFRDKSRDELKHVTVEDALKHPNWSMGAKITIDSASMMNKGLEVIEAHWLFDLPYENIDVLLHRESVIHSMVEFHDTSVMAQLGSPDMRVPIQYALTFPDRLPLTGKRLKLEDFHQLHFETMDFDRFRCLQFAYDVGNAGGTYPTVLNAANEAAVAAFLGRKISFLQIEDVIERALNQHENINSPDLQTIEHVDQRTRDFVQSLL; translated from the coding sequence TTGCATAAACGAAATATAAGCCTTTTAGGAGCAACAGGTTCAATTGGCTATCAAACGCTTGAGGTTATTAGAGCCCATCCTGAACAATTTCGATTGGTCGCCGCATCAGCTGGGCGAAATATCCGACGTGTTCAGGAAATGGTTCAAGAATTTCGTCCTCTTCTTGTTTCCGTTCAATGTAAAGAAGATGCAGAAATGCTTAAACGTGAATTTGATAATGTAACGTTCGTTTCTGGCTTGGATGGATTAATTGAGGTTGCCCTACATAGTCAAAGTGAAATGGTCGTAAATGCCGTCCTCGGAAGCGTGGGCTTGAAACCGACAATTGAGGCGATTAGAGCGAAAAAAACCGTTGCGATAGCGAATAAAGAAACGCTGGTTACAGCAGGCCATATTGTCATGGAAGAAGCGAGAAAAAACAAGGTTACCCTACTCCCGGTTGATAGTGAGCATTCCGCCATTTTTCAGAGTCTTCAAGGAGAGCGGGAAAAAAACATTGAACGTCTTATAATTACCGCTTCAGGTGGTAGTTTTCGAGATAAATCAAGAGATGAATTGAAACATGTAACTGTTGAAGATGCACTCAAACATCCTAATTGGTCAATGGGAGCGAAAATTACGATTGATTCAGCTTCGATGATGAACAAGGGACTCGAAGTGATTGAAGCACACTGGCTCTTCGACTTGCCCTATGAGAATATTGACGTGCTATTACACCGTGAAAGTGTGATACATTCAATGGTCGAATTTCACGATACATCGGTGATGGCTCAATTAGGGTCCCCTGATATGCGTGTACCAATCCAATATGCACTAACCTTTCCAGATCGATTACCCTTAACTGGGAAGCGATTGAAACTTGAAGATTTTCATCAGCTTCATTTTGAAACAATGGATTTTGACCGCTTTCGCTGCTTACAATTTGCATATGATGTTGGAAATGCAGGTGGAACGTATCCTACGGTCTTAAATGCTGCCAATGAAGCGGCTGTAGCAGCCTTTCTTGGAAGAAAAATATCGTTTTTACAAATTGAGGATGTCATTGAACGCGCATTAAATCAACATGAAAACATTAACTCTCCGGATTTACAGACGATTGAACATGTCGATCAACGTACGAGAGATTTTGTACAATCACTTCTATAA
- the rseP gene encoding RIP metalloprotease RseP, whose amino-acid sequence METILAFIVIFGALVFFHELGHFIFAKRAGILVREFAIGFGPKVFSYKKEETVYTIRLLPLGGFVRMAGEDPEMIEIKPGHRVGLLLNEQEEVEKVILNNKDRYSNVIVMEVENADIEHKLFVTGYEEDSEERKTYTLSRKAVLVEDGVETIIAPWDRQFASKKLSERAMAIFAGPLFNFILAFVIFVLLGLLQGVPVDEPILGELTSDGAAKEAGLKQGDEVISIDGSEISSWKDIVAIVEDKPGEELSLVIQRNAGTETIPVIPEGVEYENGTVGKIGVYPALAKDPIGIVTNGFSQTYGWTIEIFRLLGQLVTGQFSIDALSGPVGIYHSTDIVAQSGIFNLMRWGAILSINLGIMNLLPIPALDGGRLMFFVVEALRGRPVDRQKEGMVHFVGFALLMVLMLVVTWNDIQRFFLQ is encoded by the coding sequence TTGGAAACTATATTAGCCTTTATTGTCATCTTTGGAGCCCTTGTGTTCTTTCATGAATTAGGGCATTTCATCTTTGCAAAAAGAGCGGGCATTTTAGTAAGGGAATTTGCGATAGGTTTTGGACCAAAAGTGTTCTCATATAAAAAAGAAGAAACTGTTTATACCATTCGTTTATTACCACTAGGTGGATTTGTTCGTATGGCAGGCGAAGATCCCGAAATGATCGAGATTAAACCAGGACACCGGGTTGGACTACTTCTTAATGAACAGGAAGAAGTAGAAAAAGTGATTTTAAACAATAAAGATCGCTATTCGAATGTAATTGTGATGGAAGTAGAGAATGCGGATATTGAGCATAAATTATTTGTGACCGGCTATGAAGAGGATTCCGAAGAGAGAAAAACCTATACTCTTTCTCGAAAAGCGGTCTTAGTAGAAGATGGTGTAGAGACCATTATTGCCCCCTGGGATCGTCAGTTTGCATCTAAGAAACTATCAGAACGAGCGATGGCAATATTTGCGGGCCCATTATTTAACTTCATCCTTGCTTTTGTTATTTTTGTATTACTGGGATTATTACAAGGGGTCCCAGTTGATGAACCTATCCTAGGTGAACTTACTTCTGATGGTGCTGCGAAGGAAGCTGGGTTGAAACAAGGTGATGAAGTCATTAGCATAGATGGTTCAGAAATTTCCTCTTGGAAAGATATTGTGGCCATCGTTGAAGATAAACCAGGTGAAGAATTATCTTTAGTTATCCAACGTAATGCTGGAACAGAGACTATTCCTGTTATTCCTGAAGGTGTGGAATATGAAAATGGGACGGTTGGGAAAATTGGAGTGTATCCTGCTTTAGCCAAGGATCCGATAGGCATCGTTACGAATGGTTTCTCTCAAACTTATGGATGGACGATTGAAATCTTCCGGTTATTAGGTCAACTAGTGACAGGACAGTTTTCAATTGATGCTTTATCTGGTCCAGTAGGCATCTATCACTCAACTGATATTGTTGCTCAATCGGGAATTTTTAACCTCATGAGATGGGGAGCAATCTTAAGCATTAACCTTGGTATCATGAACTTACTACCGATACCTGCACTTGATGGTGGAAGATTAATGTTTTTTGTGGTCGAAGCATTAAGAGGACGACCAGTTGATCGTCAAAAAGAAGGAATGGTTCATTTTGTGGGCTTTGCTTTACTCATGGTATTAATGCTCGTTGTTACATGGAATGATATTCAACGTTTCTTTTTACAATAA
- a CDS encoding proline--tRNA ligase yields MKQSMTLIPTLREVPADAEITSHQLLLRAGFIRQNASGVYSYLPLGRKVLRKIEGIIREEMEDAGAMELLLPALQQAELWQESGRWQTYGPELMRLHDRHGREFALGATHEEVITSIIRDEVKSYKKLPLTLFQIQNKFRDEKRPRFGLLRGREFLMKDAYSFHGSAESLDIVYERMFQAYCNIFERCGLDYRAVIADSGAMGGKDTHEFMVLSEVGEDTIAYSDSSNYAANVEMAPVIMTYEISNEQPKERMKIHTPDVKTIQAVSTFLHIKETKCIKSLLFNVDEEFVLVLARGDHEINDIKVKNALGASVVELASAEDTKKVMGCSVGSIGAVNVSNLKVIADTAVQNIVNGVCGANEEGYHYTNVQPEQDLNIDQYADLRFIQEGDPSPDGEGIIKFAKGIEVGHLFKLGTRYSEAMKANILDENGRSQAVLMGCYGIGVSRTLAAVAEQFNDEKGLLWPANLAPYQIHVIPINYKNEDQKTVANQLYAELKGSRLDVLMDDRQERPGVKFADSDLLGIPLRVTVGKRASEGIVEVKVRETGEALEVHTNELMSALSKLI; encoded by the coding sequence ATGAAGCAAAGTATGACGCTAATCCCTACATTAAGGGAAGTACCAGCGGATGCAGAAATTACGAGTCACCAGCTTCTTTTACGAGCTGGATTTATTCGCCAAAACGCAAGCGGTGTGTATAGTTACTTACCACTTGGAAGAAAAGTTCTACGTAAAATAGAGGGAATTATCCGTGAGGAAATGGAAGACGCTGGTGCCATGGAACTGCTTTTGCCAGCACTCCAACAGGCGGAATTATGGCAAGAGTCAGGTCGTTGGCAAACTTATGGGCCTGAATTGATGCGGCTACATGATCGTCATGGTAGAGAGTTCGCACTTGGAGCTACACATGAAGAAGTGATTACAAGTATAATTAGGGACGAAGTCAAATCTTATAAAAAACTTCCGCTAACGTTATTTCAAATTCAAAACAAGTTTAGAGATGAAAAACGTCCGCGCTTTGGACTATTAAGAGGCAGAGAATTTTTAATGAAGGACGCTTATTCTTTTCATGGTTCAGCAGAGAGTTTAGATATTGTGTATGAGCGCATGTTCCAGGCTTATTGCAATATATTTGAGCGCTGTGGTCTTGATTACCGAGCAGTAATTGCTGATTCTGGTGCGATGGGTGGAAAAGATACTCATGAATTTATGGTGCTCTCCGAAGTAGGAGAGGACACGATTGCTTATTCGGATTCCTCTAATTATGCAGCAAATGTAGAAATGGCTCCGGTCATCATGACCTATGAAATAAGTAATGAACAGCCTAAAGAACGGATGAAAATCCATACTCCGGATGTGAAAACAATCCAAGCAGTTTCCACATTTCTTCATATTAAGGAAACGAAGTGTATTAAATCGCTTTTGTTTAATGTGGATGAGGAATTTGTCCTCGTTTTAGCAAGAGGCGATCACGAAATCAATGATATTAAAGTGAAAAACGCTCTTGGTGCATCGGTAGTTGAATTAGCTAGTGCAGAAGATACGAAAAAAGTTATGGGTTGTTCCGTCGGTTCTATCGGTGCAGTTAACGTTTCAAATTTAAAAGTGATTGCAGATACAGCTGTTCAAAATATTGTGAATGGTGTATGTGGAGCTAACGAAGAGGGTTACCACTATACGAATGTTCAGCCGGAGCAAGATTTGAATATAGATCAATATGCAGACCTACGCTTTATTCAAGAGGGTGATCCTTCACCGGACGGAGAAGGGATCATTAAGTTTGCCAAAGGGATTGAAGTTGGCCATTTGTTTAAGCTAGGAACACGCTACAGTGAAGCAATGAAAGCGAATATTTTGGATGAAAATGGTCGCTCTCAAGCGGTGTTAATGGGATGCTATGGCATAGGAGTTTCAAGAACTTTGGCAGCGGTCGCTGAACAATTTAATGATGAAAAAGGATTACTATGGCCAGCGAATTTAGCTCCATACCAAATCCATGTGATCCCTATTAATTATAAAAATGAAGATCAAAAGACTGTGGCTAATCAGCTTTATGCTGAACTGAAGGGTAGTCGGCTTGATGTGTTGATGGATGACCGCCAAGAACGACCTGGTGTTAAATTTGCAGATTCAGATTTATTGGGCATCCCTTTACGAGTAACGGTTGGAAAGAGAGCTTCAGAAGGAATAGTTGAAGTGAAAGTGAGAGAGACGGGAGAGGCCCTAGAAGTTCACACTAATGAACTCATGTCCGCTCTATCTAAATTGATTTAG
- the rimP gene encoding ribosome maturation factor RimP, which produces MSKITDIVEELVSPILTEMNLELVDTEYVKEGSNWFLRVFIDKEQGVEIEECGLVSEKLSEKLDELDPIQHNYFLEVSSPGAERPLKNPADFEKAVGKNVHIKTYEPIDGEKTFEGKLLEYSEEALTIEVTIKTRKKQVQIPKAKVAKARFAIVFS; this is translated from the coding sequence ATGAGTAAAATTACGGATATCGTAGAAGAGCTCGTATCACCAATTTTAACGGAAATGAACTTAGAATTGGTTGACACGGAATACGTAAAAGAAGGAAGCAATTGGTTTCTTCGCGTATTTATAGATAAAGAACAAGGTGTAGAAATTGAAGAATGCGGTCTAGTTAGTGAAAAGCTTAGTGAAAAGTTAGATGAACTTGATCCTATTCAACACAATTATTTTCTTGAAGTGTCATCACCGGGTGCAGAAAGACCGTTAAAAAACCCAGCTGACTTTGAAAAAGCGGTGGGAAAAAACGTTCATATTAAAACATATGAACCCATTGATGGAGAAAAAACGTTTGAAGGTAAACTTCTTGAGTACAGTGAAGAAGCTCTTACAATTGAAGTTACAATTAAAACTAGAAAAAAACAAGTGCAAATCCCTAAGGCGAAAGTTGCAAAAGCAAGATTTGCAATTGTTTTCTCCTAA
- the nusA gene encoding transcription termination factor NusA produces the protein MSTEFLDALTILEKDKGVSREVLIDAIEAALVSAYKRNFNQAQNVRVDLNMDNGTMRVFARKEVVDEVFDPRLEISVEEAKSMNPNYVVDDIVELEVTPKDFGRIAAQTAKQVVTQRVREAERGIVYAEFIDREEDIMTGIVQRLDHRYIYVGLGKIEALLPVSEQMPNEKYKPHDRIKVFITKVEKTTKGPQIFVSRTHPGLLKRLFEIEVPEIFDGTVELKSVAREAGDRSKISVHADNDEVDPVGACVGAKGSRVQAIVNELKGEKIDIVEWSEDPVVFVANALSPSKVLDVQVKEEEKATTVVVPDYQLSLAIGKRGQNARLAAKLTAWKIDIKSETDARELGIYPREEALLQSDRTESDEEDFFFDESE, from the coding sequence ATGAGCACAGAATTTTTAGATGCTCTTACTATTTTAGAGAAGGATAAAGGGGTTTCTCGAGAGGTACTTATTGATGCAATTGAAGCAGCATTAGTGTCAGCTTATAAGCGGAATTTCAACCAGGCCCAAAACGTACGTGTTGATCTAAACATGGACAATGGTACGATGCGTGTGTTTGCTCGGAAAGAAGTCGTTGATGAAGTATTTGATCCACGATTGGAAATTTCAGTTGAAGAGGCAAAAAGTATGAATCCTAACTATGTAGTAGATGATATTGTCGAATTAGAAGTAACACCAAAGGATTTTGGTCGAATTGCCGCTCAAACTGCTAAGCAAGTGGTGACTCAGCGTGTCCGTGAAGCAGAACGGGGCATCGTTTATGCCGAGTTTATTGACCGAGAAGAAGATATCATGACAGGTATTGTCCAACGCTTGGATCATCGTTATATTTATGTTGGTTTAGGGAAGATTGAAGCCCTATTACCTGTGAGCGAACAAATGCCAAATGAAAAATATAAACCACATGATCGTATTAAGGTGTTTATAACCAAGGTAGAAAAAACGACCAAAGGACCACAAATTTTTGTATCTCGAACGCATCCTGGATTGCTTAAGCGACTGTTTGAGATAGAAGTACCAGAGATTTTTGATGGGACTGTGGAGCTAAAGTCTGTTGCGCGTGAAGCGGGAGACCGATCGAAAATTTCTGTTCATGCAGACAATGATGAAGTGGACCCAGTAGGCGCATGTGTTGGAGCAAAAGGTTCACGAGTTCAAGCGATTGTCAATGAACTAAAAGGTGAAAAGATTGATATCGTTGAATGGTCTGAAGACCCAGTTGTTTTTGTGGCAAATGCTTTAAGTCCTTCTAAAGTACTAGATGTTCAAGTGAAAGAAGAAGAAAAGGCAACGACTGTTGTAGTTCCGGATTACCAGCTTTCACTTGCTATTGGTAAAAGAGGTCAAAATGCTAGATTAGCTGCCAAACTTACTGCCTGGAAAATCGACATAAAAAGCGAAACCGATGCGCGTGAGTTAGGAATCTATCCGCGAGAGGAAGCTTTACTTCAATCCGATCGTACCGAATCCGATGAAGAAGACTTCTTTTTTGATGAATCCGAGTAA
- the rnpM gene encoding RNase P modulator RnpM: MTSRKKIPLRKCLATGEMKPKKEMIRIVRSKEGEVSIDLTGKKSGRGAYVSKDTQAILKAKKKNVLASHLGTNIPESVYDELLQAVEEG; encoded by the coding sequence ATGACTTCTCGAAAAAAAATACCGTTGCGAAAATGTTTGGCAACAGGTGAAATGAAGCCAAAGAAAGAGATGATACGAATCGTTCGTTCAAAAGAAGGAGAAGTATCAATTGATCTTACCGGGAAAAAATCCGGACGAGGGGCTTATGTATCAAAAGATACGCAAGCCATATTAAAAGCGAAAAAGAAAAACGTTTTAGCTAGTCATCTAGGCACGAACATTCCAGAATCTGTATATGATGAGCTTTTACAAGCTGTTGAAGAGGGGTAG
- a CDS encoding YlxQ family RNA-binding protein, whose product MKTAQWISLLGLANRARKVISGEELVIKEVRSGRAKLVILSQDASENTAKKVQDKCRTYGVPVKLVNNRETLGHAIGKEARVVVALSDNGFANKLFTLLD is encoded by the coding sequence ATGAAAACAGCTCAATGGATTTCGTTATTAGGACTAGCCAATCGAGCAAGAAAAGTGATTTCCGGGGAAGAGTTGGTCATAAAAGAAGTAAGAAGCGGACGGGCTAAGCTTGTCATTTTGTCACAAGATGCTTCTGAAAATACGGCTAAAAAAGTGCAAGATAAATGTCGTACATATGGTGTACCTGTAAAGCTTGTCAATAATAGAGAAACGTTAGGTCACGCCATTGGCAAGGAAGCTCGTGTTGTGGTCGCCCTTTCCGACAATGGGTTTGCTAACAAGCTATTCACTTTGCTCGATTAA